Proteins found in one candidate division TA06 bacterium genomic segment:
- a CDS encoding restriction endonuclease subunit S has translation MKWRPYPIYRPTTKPWLDDTPHDWEIKRLKHTSHVKGRIGWQGLRSDEFTDSGPHLVTGTDFRRGRIDWDSCYHVSEERYSLDPNIQVREGDLLITKDGTIGKVAIVREAPDKACLNSGIFLIRPVTNGLTTAFLYWLMQSDSFTRYMEYSKSGATISHLYQNVFVEFAFPIPSVKEQRTIAEFLNRETAHIDGLIEKKRRQIGLLREKRAALISHAVTKGLNPDVKMKDSGMEWLGEIPVHWEIRRMKHVLFIRGGQVDPRVQQYAAMLLIAPNHIETRTGRILSAATAEDQGALSSKYVFRTGDVLYSKIRPELSKACIAPENGICSADMYAMVPKRGYVSNYLLYLLLSDVFTKLAVDESMRVAMPKINREDLGEVRFPFPPESEQLGIARYLDRSTVPLDEFISRIRSSIDLLREYRTALIAAAVTGKIDVHKWAVG, from the coding sequence ATGAAGTGGCGGCCTTATCCAATCTATAGACCCACCACCAAACCCTGGCTGGATGACACGCCCCATGATTGGGAAATCAAGCGTCTCAAACACACGAGCCACGTAAAGGGGCGGATAGGTTGGCAGGGCCTACGTTCGGATGAATTCACCGACAGTGGACCACACCTCGTTACAGGGACAGACTTTCGGAGAGGCAGAATCGATTGGGACTCGTGTTACCATGTGTCTGAGGAGCGTTACAGCCTGGATCCCAACATACAAGTACGCGAAGGGGATTTGTTGATCACGAAGGACGGGACCATAGGAAAAGTCGCCATTGTACGCGAGGCCCCCGACAAAGCCTGTCTGAATAGCGGCATATTCCTTATACGCCCGGTCACAAATGGCCTTACCACAGCGTTTCTCTACTGGTTAATGCAATCTGACTCGTTCACAAGGTACATGGAATATTCAAAATCGGGTGCAACAATCTCGCATCTCTACCAGAACGTCTTTGTTGAGTTTGCTTTTCCAATCCCATCGGTAAAAGAGCAGCGAACCATAGCCGAATTCCTGAACCGTGAAACCGCACATATCGACGGGCTCATCGAGAAGAAGCGACGTCAGATTGGGCTCCTGCGGGAAAAGCGCGCCGCCCTGATCAGCCACGCTGTCACCAAAGGCCTAAATCCGGATGTCAAGATGAAAGATTCCGGCATGGAATGGCTGGGGGAGATTCCAGTGCACTGGGAGATAAGAAGAATGAAGCATGTGCTTTTCATCCGCGGTGGCCAAGTCGATCCCCGTGTCCAACAGTATGCAGCGATGCTTTTGATAGCACCTAACCATATCGAAACGAGGACAGGAAGGATTCTGTCAGCAGCAACGGCCGAGGACCAAGGTGCTCTAAGCAGCAAATACGTATTCCGCACAGGCGATGTCCTCTACAGTAAGATTCGACCTGAACTGTCAAAAGCGTGTATAGCACCGGAGAACGGAATTTGCAGTGCTGACATGTACGCAATGGTTCCGAAGCGGGGATATGTTTCCAACTACCTGCTCTACCTCCTTCTTAGCGATGTTTTTACCAAGCTCGCGGTTGATGAATCGATGCGGGTCGCCATGCCAAAGATAAATCGCGAAGATCTGGGCGAGGTTAGGTTCCCTTTTCCCCCCGAGTCCGAACAGTTGGGTATTGCGAGATACCTCGACAGGAGTACTGTGCCCTTAGATGAATTCATTTCTAGGATCCGAAGCAGCATAGACCTACTCCGGGAGTACCGCACGGCGCTCATCGCTGCTGCGGTGACAGGGAAAATTGACGTGCACAAGTGGGCCGTAGGATGA
- a CDS encoding SAM-dependent DNA methyltransferase — translation MNNFSEKANFIWSVAELLRGPYRPNQYKDVMLPMTVLRRLDCVLEPTKHKVLDKLKKLKGGKVKNLEPILNRVAGQAFHNTSRFTFESLKGDPNNIAANLTNYIKGFSSVARGIIEHFGFEEHIAKLDKADRLYLLVQKFREIDLHPDAVPNIEMGYVFEELIRRFNEASNEEAGDHFTPREVIRLMVDLLFLPDTEVLTTKGIVKTLYDPACGTGGMLSVAEHHLRKLNPDARLEVFGQDYNDQAYAICGSDMMIKGQNIDHIRFGDSFTEDHFPRHTFDYMLANPPFGVEWKPEVDFVKKEHEEQGFGGRFGAGLPRINDGALLFLQHMISKMKDAKDGGMRLAIVFNGSPLFTGSAGSGESEIRRWVIENDWLEAVVALPDQLFYNTGIYTYLWIVTNRREKHRRGKVQLVDATSFFKKMRKSLGNKRHEIAEDQRDEITRMYGEFVEGDFVRILDNADFGYRRVTVERPLKLSFAVTEERLARVSESKAFLSLAKSRKRKDTKAAEAEIAAGKVLQDSILKALDALSSASIVRSRETFKPRLETAFKEAGLKIPTPLFKAILMALAKRDETADLCTDSKGNPEPDPELRDYENAPLKEDVDEYMRREVLPHVPDAWVDETKTKIGYEINFNRYFYKYTPPRPLEEIEADLKETEKGITDMLRQVTE, via the coding sequence GTGAATAACTTCAGCGAAAAAGCCAATTTCATCTGGTCGGTGGCGGAGCTCCTCCGTGGCCCCTACCGTCCTAACCAGTACAAGGATGTAATGCTGCCTATGACAGTTCTACGTCGTTTAGATTGTGTCTTGGAGCCCACAAAGCACAAAGTACTGGACAAACTCAAGAAGCTGAAGGGCGGGAAGGTGAAGAATCTTGAGCCAATCCTCAATAGGGTCGCTGGCCAGGCCTTCCACAACACGAGCCGCTTCACCTTTGAGAGCCTAAAAGGTGATCCCAACAATATCGCTGCTAACTTAACGAACTACATAAAGGGATTCTCCAGTGTCGCCCGAGGGATTATCGAGCACTTCGGTTTTGAGGAACACATTGCTAAGCTTGACAAGGCTGACCGCCTGTATCTTCTTGTCCAGAAGTTCCGTGAAATCGACCTACACCCAGACGCGGTGCCAAACATCGAGATGGGCTATGTCTTCGAAGAGCTCATCAGGAGGTTCAATGAGGCCAGTAACGAGGAAGCTGGGGACCACTTCACGCCCCGTGAGGTAATTCGACTTATGGTGGATCTTCTCTTCCTCCCTGACACAGAAGTACTCACCACCAAGGGTATAGTGAAAACCCTCTACGACCCTGCCTGCGGCACTGGAGGCATGCTCTCGGTCGCTGAACACCACCTACGGAAACTGAACCCCGACGCCCGTCTTGAAGTGTTCGGCCAGGACTACAACGACCAAGCATATGCGATCTGCGGATCGGATATGATGATTAAGGGCCAGAACATCGATCACATCCGCTTCGGCGACAGCTTCACAGAGGATCACTTCCCACGTCACACCTTCGACTATATGCTAGCCAATCCGCCCTTCGGCGTTGAGTGGAAGCCGGAAGTGGATTTCGTAAAGAAGGAACACGAGGAACAGGGCTTCGGGGGACGTTTCGGTGCAGGGCTGCCGCGCATCAATGATGGGGCGCTGCTCTTCCTTCAGCACATGATCAGCAAGATGAAGGATGCGAAGGATGGGGGCATGCGCCTAGCTATCGTCTTCAATGGCTCGCCCCTGTTCACGGGCTCCGCGGGCTCCGGCGAGAGTGAGATACGCCGGTGGGTCATTGAGAACGACTGGTTGGAGGCGGTCGTCGCCTTGCCCGACCAGCTGTTCTACAACACTGGTATCTACACATACCTCTGGATTGTTACAAACCGCAGAGAGAAACACCGCAGGGGCAAGGTGCAACTTGTTGACGCTACGAGCTTCTTCAAGAAGATGCGCAAGAGCTTAGGGAACAAGCGTCACGAAATTGCCGAGGACCAACGCGACGAAATCACCCGTATGTATGGTGAATTTGTGGAAGGTGACTTCGTGCGCATCTTGGACAATGCGGATTTCGGTTATCGGCGGGTTACCGTCGAGCGTCCTTTGAAGCTCAGCTTCGCGGTCACCGAAGAGCGTCTTGCCCGGGTCAGCGAATCCAAGGCATTCTTAAGTCTAGCCAAGAGCAGGAAGCGGAAGGATACGAAGGCTGCCGAGGCGGAAATCGCCGCGGGCAAGGTGCTGCAGGATTCAATTCTGAAAGCGCTAGATGCTCTCTCCAGCGCAAGTATCGTCAGAAGCCGGGAAACATTCAAGCCTCGATTGGAGACAGCGTTCAAGGAAGCTGGACTCAAGATCCCGACTCCTCTATTCAAGGCAATCCTCATGGCCTTGGCCAAGCGGGACGAGACCGCCGATCTCTGTACAGATTCGAAGGGCAACCCGGAGCCGGACCCCGAACTGCGGGATTACGAAAACGCACCCCTCAAGGAAGACGTCGATGAGTACATGCGGCGTGAAGTCCTGCCGCACGTACCCGATGCCTGGGTCGACGAAACCAAAACCAAGATCGGCTATGAGATCAACTTCAACCGATACTTCTACAAGTACACACCTCCACGTCCGCTCGAGGAGATCGAGGCAGACCTAAAGGAGACGGAGAAAGGAATCACTGACATGCTGAGGCAGGTTACTGAATGA